The Nicotiana tabacum cultivar K326 chromosome 1, ASM71507v2, whole genome shotgun sequence genome segment GGTTGGTCAATTCAATTTCTTCATTTCCAACTTAACCCCGCTTCTCTTCTTCTCCCTTATTGGATGGACTATGACCCAAAATCTCAGTGTCAGGTGTTTCTAGTAGATCCAATTGTGGAGTGAGGAAATTGGCACAGTCCATGATGCACTAAGATGAGGGCAAACTTGCGATTGAAAGGAGAAACTACATGATCCACAATGAGATACTAACCAAAAATCAGGAAACAAATTTGAATGGTAGAGAAGCTCACTCATGAATTGACTGGGAAAGAAGATGAGCTTGTTGTCACAAAATAATCCTACGGAGCAATTGAGCCAAAGCTAAAGGAAAAGCAGACAGCTGTGAAGCATCGAGGCTCTACAGATCATAAGCTTCGAGATGACTATGTGAGATGTTTGAAAATGTGAAGCAGAGAATAGGCGGTTGGCATTGACTTTAGATGGTGCTAATGCAACCAACATCGATCATGAGCAACAGATTTGTTCTCTTAAGCAAGAAATTGAGGGCCTAAGGGAGTTTTCATTGACTTAACAGAAGAAAACATCCTCAGAAGCTGAAAGAGAGCCAAAGCATGCAAAGAGTTGAGAAACAATGATGCATGCTACTGGAGATGGAAGAGGAAAGCAGGAAGCTCGCGGATCAACTAAAATGGAGGAAAAGCTTAGTCAACTGGAGGAGGCTCATGGCAAGTaaggcaacaacttcaaaaacATGAAGAAGAGAATAAAGCACTGGCATTGGCTTTAGATGGTGCTAATTCAACTATATGGATCAAGAGCAGTGATTCATTCTCTCAAACAAGAAACTGAAGGGTTAAGGAAATTTGTATCGGCTTCACATAAGCAGTCCTCACAAACTGGGAAGAAACCCAATGCACCCAAAGAGCTGAGACAAATTGATGACATGCTATGTCAACGTAAATGGAAAAAGGAAACATTCAATCATCTGGAAGACGCTCATGGCTAGCTCAGTTAACAGCTTGAAAACATAAAGATGATAATACACGACTGGAATTGGCTTTAGATGGTGAATACACCAGGGTACCTGCAGCTTCCATCAATACAGCTATCAAGTAACTCCGCCACCAAAGCACAGTCAAACAGGCAAAAGTTACCAATTATGATTTCATTTCTTTCAGTTGTTCCATAAAAATAGAGATACCCACTTATTGCTAGTTTAATTTATTGCTGTGTTCTGAACGTTCTGTGACTGGCATTTCTTTTGAAATGGACCATTCCGGGACTGGCATTACTACGAACTATCATTCCTGGTACGGCAGATATTTCCGGCCATACTACTCAGATCTGAAAAACCTAAGCGGCAGAAAAGAATTCTGTCGAGTTCTCACCTGAGTGATAAAGCTGACAGCAAGTCCACCTCGTCCAGCTCTTGCCGTACGTCCAACACGATGAACATAATCCTGTGGATACCTGCAGCGAACAATCGCTACATTTAACACATCAAACTCTTTTTGATTAACTTGTAATGGAAATATCCAATTAAACTCAAACCTTGGGATGTCATAATTTATCACCAGATCAACTGTCGGAATGTCTAAACCGCGACTGGCAACATCAGTAGCAACCAATATTGGGACCTGCCCAGATTTGAATTTATGAAGTGCAGAAAGCCTCAGTGACTGGGACTTGTATGAATGCAATGCTGCAGCATCCATTTCGAGTTCTTCCAACAATAAACCCAAAAGCTGACAGCTCCTAGTCAAAATAGTATAACATAACTGTAAATGTCCGGAAAATCATCAAGGGgtgctcttttttctttttttattgatAAGGTAAGCACCATTGGATACTGTAACCTCCAGACATTATGATATTCGTTCAAGACAAGTTTACATGCCTTAGTGGTGCACATACTTCCACTTACTGGAATAAAGGAAATAAGAGAATCTTCCAGATTAATGAGATAGATGCTAGAAGTAtgaaaagattttttttgtttcatCTATATATTTTGGTGCAATAGTTGGTCTTGGTAGATGAGAGTAGTTGAATCACGCCCTTTTTACATACTCCTCACAATGATCGGGCTGCTATTAATGAAAGGATTACTTGAATTTTCATTTATAAAGAAACTGTATAGCAGGCCACTAAAAAACATatataatacacacacacacacacacacacatcttcTAATCCAGACAGTTAAACTTTGATTTCTTGTCGTTTTGCATGTGCAGCCATCTTAAAGTTGAATAAACCTCAAGAAAAGATCTCCTGAGATAGAACTAACACTTCTTTATAGAAAACATACTATATCTAACATAGCTTCAGTCTATTGTATGAATATGGAAGAGAAATTTAATTAGTAAAATGAGTCTATGGGGCTTCAGAAAGAATTGTACCTGCAGGTGGAAACAAAAATGATTGCAGAGCGAACACCCAAATCTTCAAGTTTGGATAAAATGTATTGCAGATAGACATCCTTCACATTCTTGGGAATAAAAATGTACTGCTGCTTAAGCGACTCTACCGTCTTGAATCCCTCATATGCCTCATAGAAATACGCCTTGTTTGCAGAAAGCTCAAGTAGTGTCTGTAGATTGCTAGTCATCGTTGCAGAGAATAGAAGAGTTTGTCGATTCTTTGGCAAGCACTGAAATATTACCCTTAATTCCTCTTCAAATCCTACGTCTAGAACTCTATCTGCTTCATCCAACACAAGGAACTGAAAGGCAACATAGAGATAAGAGTTTACACTTGGAGAGGAAGACTATCCATGTGGTTTAGTATGTGTATTTGCTAATATTAGACTAATTTCACAGTAACAAAGGCTAACAGGAACATGAGACTATAAGGAAATAAAGGAATGAACTTTCACCCTTCACGCATGAAGCACAAAGTCataaaaacagaagaaaaaaagaagaagaggtatTTGCCTGCTTAGGCAAATAACTGCTGCTTTGCTGGTCTCTATAGAAAATGAAGTGTGTCTAAAACTTTATCATTCCTTAGCAAACTGCCTATTCTGGCTCTTATTGAATAAGATAAATAGATCTTGGATGGCTCAAAGATGATCATTACACAATTCAAAACTTACAATCTGCCTTGGTGCTATATGCCTAGTCATTCTCAAAAAGTCTATAGTTTTTACCAACCTTTTGGATGAATCAAGGCACAAAAGATGTTAGTCCAATGAAGCTTTACCAGTACTTTCATGTACCCACATATCAATATACTTCTATGACATTACTTATCGAAGAGGAAAAATAGGTTTTTTGAATAAATCTTTTTAATAAGGGTTCTTTTGAATTGTATTTGACAAAACCAGCACTGTAATAATGCACTAATTTATCCAACTCTTCCGACATACATTCTTAAAAAGAATCTCCCTTAAAGTGTACAAATTTTGGACCTTGTTCATTAATTCTGTAGCTATAGCAAtataattcttaaaaataatcaATTGACCTCACATTAAAGGATCTCAATTACTACATCAGAATTAGCAACCTTAAGAGAGAACTGAAAGGAGCTGCTTTTACCTTAGTTCTGGAGAAGACAGGGGGAATATCTGGATTCTGTTCAATGAGAACTTTAATTCTTCCGGGAGTAGCTATCACCACGTGCGGTCTTTGCATCAGAGTCTTGGTCTGGGTTATCATATCCATACCTCCCACCACCACAGCGCACCGCAAATTCAAGCAGGAACCCAAGGCCCGAAACTGCTCAGCCAGCTGGAAAGCAAGCTCGCGCGTAGGTGTGATCACCAAACAGGACACCCCATAAGGATCTTCAGCAAGGCGGTGGAGAATGGGTAATGCAAACGCCGCCGTTTTTCCACTACCGGTCTGAGCTAAACCTAATACATCCTGGCCGGAGAGGATTCTAGGTATGCAATGGTGTTGTACAGGTGTGGGCTTTTTCATGCCCAGTTCCTTACAAGTTTGGACGGCCCATTCAGCGAGGCCCAAGTCGGAGAAGGTGATGTGATTAGGTGTGGGATTAGAGTTTGTCTCCTTGAGAAGCTGCTGCTTGGGGTTTTCGGCGGCGGCGGTGACGGCGGCTGAAGCAAGAACAGGGTTTTTGGTGGTAGGTTTAGTTTTGCGGGAGAATAAGGGGAAGTTTTGATCTACAAGGACTTGTTCTTCGTATTCCATTGCTCAATTAGAGTAATCAAAGTGAGTGATTTTTGGGAAAATTCTGATGAACCCTAAACCTGCAGATGGGACTTGATTTTGCACTTCTGAAAAACTTGGAAAAGAAACGGCTCCGGGCAACGGAAGGGTATTTTAGGGAATTCAACAATAAACATAGATATAATAAGGTAAAAGATTTTGAAGCTGAAAGCCATACATTTCGCATCTGGCTTATGGTTTTGGTTTCTTTTgactaaaaagtatttttggagtttgtcaacatcaaaacaaacaaaaagggTATGTTTAAACTATGGGTGTTAATCGGGCCGGGCTGACCCGTTTTCAACCTGCTTCAACCGGTACTGTTCCTTATTGTGCGGGCTAGGACGGGTTGGTAGGGGGCGGGTTTTGGACGAATTCGTTTTGCTTAACGGTGCACCGAACCCGCATAGCCCGGTTACCGttgcttaattttattttatttttaaattaattggaCCGTTGCCCACGGTCAAATTGAGAAATGACCGTTGGGGAACGtccagattttgcaaaaatggtcatttcgcccCCCCCTCCCATTAAAAATATAGCCCTCCTACCcctaataattaaaaaattacatttttaaccttttaaaatctataaatagcccaccttcttctttattttttctcacaattcactctcttactactctaattctctctcaagtcttaattctctcttgatattatagttcttaaattctcaaatctcaaattgtcaattatttattatttcaagtttcatcaattatttagtttagccattgcaaaattattattatcaaatatcaagtattcaagtgaagtgtggtatcaagtatcaactatcaactatcaagtttcggtctatcaattgaagtttgattttttatatcaaaaatttaaaattagtGCGGCATCCGGAATCCCGGTACATtcgttccatctctttctcttatttgatgtacatttattttattatttagaattatgatttaatttcttaatttaatttacataatgaATTTACTTAGAGTGGCCAAAAAAGCGTGCACTAGTAGAGGTGGTAGTAAGAAAACTTCCAAAAGAACAAGGGGTGGTgttggttcttctagtagctttacacatatttctgaaagttcgcctgaaaatttaaatgtagattatgagtGAATGCAAGAAAAGTTTGGTGTAGATGATGAATTAGATGATATCCAATCACCCGATAATCTTGAAATACCACCACCTATACCTGGTAATGTtagtcaaactcaaaatattagggGTGCAATAAGTAAGCCTCCTCTCCATATTAAGAAGAATCGAcgattaagaagtaagtgttggatgttttttgaaagactagaagatcaaaaaaattatgtaaaatgtaaaatttaTAGTGAACATTATAAACATGAGCCCGATAAGGGAGGGAGAacgggtcaacttcgtaggcaTATGGAAGAGAAACACCCTCTTGATTGGGGAGTGGATGAGCAATCTGGGCAATAAAAACTTAACCCGAGTACTAGGGGGTTAATGGGTAAATACGATATTAAGAAAAatcgggaagaattagctaaaatgattgttgtaggttgtttaccttttagcTTTGCTTCTTCGCcgtatcttgttacttatattcaaagaatttataaccctatatttaaaggtattcctagaagtacttgtagagctgatatctttaggttttttggacaatatcagacatatataAGTTATTTGTTCGCAAGTCTTCCTTATAGAGTTTCTCTTACTTATGATATTGGTCGTGTTGTAAatgaaaatgattatttgactgttacatgccattggatagatgataatttttgtatgcaaaaacgtattattgcgtttaaatatgatgaagatcaaagtcatactggtgcatttataagtaatactatccatgaagttgctatattttataattgcagaaaaagttttgtgtatgtcatttgataatgcttctaacaacaatgctgctattacaatattaaaattgcatctacacccaccacttcctgaaatatttcatgttagatgtgcatgtcatatttataacttgattgtgaagagtagccttgaattatttagaaaTGAAATTATTTTAGTTAGGAGAGctgttggtgtaattcaaggaaataatagaagttctagattaaatgcatttaaggaaaaatgtgtacactatggactaaaaccaagactcatgcctgaagaaatagtAACTAGGTGGAAGTATACTTATATATTCTTAAGATGTCgttataaatatagaatgcctataactgaagttgctaattgtCATTGTACCGATCCTAGCCGTTTGTTAACATCTGGAACTTGGGATGTCATTCATGATGTTGtacaatttttacaaaatttttatacggctacacttgagttttctggagcttattatcctactattgcaaatggtttagttcatattgctgaaatttctcttttactacataacttgaagaagaaagaaggatatgCTAATGctgttgaatctatgctagataagtttaaaaaatatatcTACTCAGTTCCCCATATTTAGCTAATTGGTGATATTTTAAACCCTACTGTCAAAATGATAAAGTGTCGCCAATTAATTagagctttatatacttatatggatattggaccaactgaaactcctgatattgacacttgtatttctgagCTACACACacatttacaaactttatataattattatgctaacattgttgatgcttcttcggttgtagatgcaaatattccttcaactaatccttcaacatctggaacaactatggatgatgatgatggtgttCAAGATTATctgatttggtctacactaggagagcatcaacaaaccagtagcaggaatattgatgaactccaattctacttgcaaaagtcaccaGAGCCCCTCACAAAGGATTTTCTACCGCTGGGTTGGTGGAAGAgaaactcaaatcaatttcctgttctttcggccatggttcgagacgtgctaaatgtcCCGATTTCAACAGTCGTATTAGAGAGCACATTTAGCCAAGCAGGGTAGCAgctaggagatacccgtcattcattgggcGTCAATGCTTTgaaaattctagtgtgcttcagagattggataagatcagaacggcgaaatcaagggcgtgCCGAGGAAGACGAAGAGGAGGACCAAGAAACTGGAGATATAATAGTTTATGGTCCCGATTCAACCAATGCCGGAAACCTAAAACCTCATATTGACATggaagaacttacaaaaatgatgcaaagtatgtgatgtactatttcttattttttatagttattgtaaacttttaatttgcaagttcaaaaataaaaaaaaaatcaaaaaagaacttgcaaattaatttgaagtattaaaaatataaaatgaaagcctTCGGAGTTTGTTCCTTACATATTGTTtgttggtcttattaaataattt includes the following:
- the LOC107790640 gene encoding DEAD-box ATP-dependent RNA helicase 36 codes for the protein MEYEEQVLVDQNFPLFSRKTKPTTKNPVLASAAVTAAAENPKQQLLKETNSNPTPNHITFSDLGLAEWAVQTCKELGMKKPTPVQHHCIPRILSGQDVLGLAQTGSGKTAAFALPILHRLAEDPYGVSCLVITPTRELAFQLAEQFRALGSCLNLRCAVVVGGMDMITQTKTLMQRPHVVIATPGRIKVLIEQNPDIPPVFSRTKFLVLDEADRVLDVGFEEELRVIFQCLPKNRQTLLFSATMTSNLQTLLELSANKAYFYEAYEGFKTVESLKQQYIFIPKNVKDVYLQYILSKLEDLGVRSAIIFVSTCRSCQLLGLLLEELEMDAAALHSYKSQSLRLSALHKFKSGQVPILVATDVASRGLDIPTVDLVINYDIPRYPQDYVHRVGRTARAGRGGLAVSFITQNDVDLIHEIEAVLGKQLEKFECKENEVLADITKVYKARRVASMKMMDDGFEEKAESRKAQKVKMQNERKGRNKKQKRERVAKDV